The DNA segment TTTGGGATATTTAGGCAAATTGTGTGTGAGTGTGATAGATGATGTAATGTATAGTTATTCATACTACTCCGATAATCTAGTCTGGTATGATTCCAAATGTAAAAAATGGATAGACGTCAAGCTCTCGAATTTCGAACTATTGTATGAGTGGCGTATGGTTAATATACTCAACCACGGTGGGAAACTTTTAGTTATGTGGCTCTGCAATTTTGAGGAATACGACGAGATAGAGGGATGGAAACTTAGGTGCGCGAAAATCATGTTAGAGAAGCGCCATGGAAATGAGGTTTGGGGTGAGATAGAATGGCCTGTTACTGAGGTTAAGCTCCCCGAGTTGTCTGAGCGCTTTAATTCTCTAGTCATTTCGATTTGATGATTCGTGAAAGATGGTGTGTTTGAACTAGTTGACCTTACTAGTCGTTGTGTTCTTCTTAAATGAGCATGTTGTTTTTATGGTCTCTCATGAAAATAGtttgagatttaaaatatatttttatatatgcatCATTATTGTCACAATATTAAGTTGTAATGCTTTAGAAACATTTCCTTATCAACATTGAGAATGGAGTATGGACTCTTGTGTcctaagggcatctccatccccattccatttttctttctaaaatggagtaaaaataaatatggagTAAGGAATGCTGCAATccaactccatatctcactctataatgaaatctactccataaatggagtaatctattttttgtttgttaatgaaGTGAAAAATGGAGTAGAGATAGAgcaattttactctattttcacttttactccattttgaaggaaaaaatggagttttacattggagatgctctaagttcGGTTTCAGTCGTGCACCTTGAACCTTAGACCTCTCAGCTGAAAATTTGATTGATAAAGGCTTTCTCAATGAACATGTCCAACGGCGATAGCTCCGGAAAATCAATTTCATCGTCTTTATGACATTTGGCATTAGAACAGCTCCATCCGTGAAGCCGCTTGAACTTCTTAATGATAAATGTAATATTTAATATCCCAGCCGTTTCAAATTATACGATgttttataatgtttatgttgtttcaaaataatgaTGTTTTTGAGATTTTAAGGTTAAATTTAACTTTATTGGAAATTGTTCAACTAATACTTCCTATGTTTTcgaaagtaagattttctaaaGTGTTCACGTTTATTAAGAATTCAacaaatgtttataatttagtttttttttattttattatacactTTCCAATAATGAACATATTTGAAACTGAGTACATGAAActttcagtaaaaaaaaaaaactcttaagaAATGCGCTCTCTACCACAGTTAATAATTTCCTAACTGTTACGATATCTATAATGCAATAGACAGAATTTAATGATACTTCAATGTGTATGACTTACTGTTACGTTCTAGACTTATAGGTGGGCTACGtttgaaattaataaaacacAGGCGAACTTCTCTATAGGCGGTGCTCAAGAGTCGAAGCCGCGTTGACACATCAAAACATTGGAACCAGACAATTTGAAACAAtaatgaaataatgaaattaatattttaattggaTTCGTTTTGCAACAGCCAACAACGGATCAAATCATTAATGTAATACATTACTGTATTATTAGAAAGCTCATCCAGTGAGACAAAAGCACATGCACCATTAATGATCAAACTCCATGAAACTTccatctctctatctctttcgcTTCATTTCTAGCAGCTATATAAACCAATGTCACGTACCTCAATTTCCATTAACAATATACATCAAAGATCTACAAATTAAAATGAAGTTTTCTTGCGGTACAAGGTTTGCCTTCTTGGCTCTCTTCCTCTTTGCGCTACAATCTGTGTGTGTCTATGCGGGTAGCTTCCACAAAGACGTTCAGATACATTGGGGTGATGGCCGTGGAAAGATTCACGACAATGAAGGAAAACTTCTTTCTCTCTCGCTTGACAAATCCTCTGGATCCGGTTTCCAATCCAACCAAGAGTTTCTTTATGGCAAAGCCGAGGTTCAAATGAAGCTTGTCCCTGGTAACTCTGCTGGAACAGTCACAACTTTCTATGTAAGTAACATATTGTCTCTAAGCATTTTTGTCATATTTTACTATACGTTTGATTACATATAGTTATTGAGCGTGTTGGTGTTTTATGATGACTTTGTGTAGCTTAAAGCGCCTGGAACTATGTGGGATGAGATCGATTTCGAGTTCTTGGGAAACATAAGTGGTCATCCTTATACTCTTCATACTAATGTTTACACAAAAGGCACAGGAGACAAAGAACAACAATTTCATTTATGGTTCGACCCAACCCTTGGCTTTCACACTTATTGCATCACATGGAACCCCCAAAGGATTATGTAAGTTCTCCTTTGATCCCTTATAGTCTCATATGTTTTGAGGTTATGTGTTTATGAATCAatattttcctctttttttgtttgctttatCAGCTTTACAGTTGATGGTATTCCCATCAGAGAGTTCAAGAACTCTGAGTCAATTGGAATTCCATTCCCAAAGGACCAACCAATGAGAGTCTACGCTAGCCTTTGGGAGGCCGAGCATTGGGCTACAAGAGGAGGATTAGAGAAAACAGATTGGTCCAAGGCTCCTTTTACTGCTTTCTATAGAAACTACAATGTGGAAGGATGTGTTTGGGCTAATGGAAAATCATCTTGTCCAGCGAATTCCCCATGGTTCACTCAGACACTCGACAAGAGTGGCATAGATAAAGTGAAATGGGCGCAGAGTAAATACATGGTCTATAACTATTGCACCGATACAAAAAGGTTTCCTAAAGGTGTCCCTAAAGTGTGCACTTAAACTATTGATTCTTTgatttgtcaataagttattggCGTTGTCTTTGTGATTCAAATAAGTTTCATTTATTCTGTTTCATTCATTTGTTGCTCATGTATGTGTGTTTGGTGGTGTATGtgcaaatttattaaattaataagtGAATAATAAAACAAGGGTTTTCGTTACTTAACTTAATTGGATCCACTTGATTTgtgaaatttataaaatattgagACCATTGATAAGTTCATTACTAAAATAGTAAATTACACATCAATTCTTGGGAAGCACAAATAAAACAGTTTTATGAGAAATGAGAATCAGAAAACTATAGTATCGGTTTTGTCTACGCACAATTGAATTGAGtagaaacaaaacaatttaGCCAGAAGTAATGTTTCTCTTAAGTCTTAACGTGTGGGGAAGTTGATGATTTTGTAGACTCGACGTCAAAAATCGGATCATGAGCTTTCGTGTTGTTTATATTATACGGCCAGGCTACAATGCGTGAACAAGATTATGTTGATACAAGGACCATGATCGTGAAAGTGGAACACAGTTTGTTTCTTAATctcataattaattatttggaATGGCAGTTTGTCAACGTAGGGACTAATTTGTCAAACTAAATTTCATATATACTAATAAACTTGCGCGTCCAGGCTTATGTCATAAAATCCAGCTAACTAAATTATATTACCCGTAACGTTATACTAATCGTCAAAGCTTTTGCTATTATTTTACCCAAACAAAGTGAAACATCTTATGTTTTTTAGTTTAGCTAGTGGTTTCAACCATTAAGAGAGTGAAATGTCATCTgtatagaaatatatttttatgcaaCATTCAAAATGTGGAATATACCAtgctttttttttcataaatcatGGTTAATTAAATTAAAGTTGTGGAAAAGTATAAAAGTGGATGTTGTTATTTAAcgcaaatattaatatattcgAACCCTCTATGCGGCGGGGAGGGTTTGCGCTTAGGTCAAAAGTCGAAGCCGCGTTGACGAAATGATTTCGGTACATTCAGAACGCGGGACCAGCATGTGATATACAAATTGTCCAAATACATTATTTTCTCTGCTTTGTAATAAAAAACGAGTAGTGGAATTATATTTTATGGAATTATTTTGTAACAACCAACAAGCGGTCGAATGCGCCAACTAGAATACAGCACAATATCAATAATCAAACCATGAAACTATGAAACTTCCCTCTCTTTTTCCTTTGCCATTTTCCAGCAGCTATATAAACTCATGTCACTTATCTCAGTTTTTCATCAACAAAAAACATTCGAGATATCAATACTACtcaagaaatatataaaatgaagtTTTCTTGTGGTACAAGATTCGCGTTCTTGGTTCTCTTTCTGATTGCAGCACAATCTGTGGCTGTTTATGCCGGTAGCTTCCATAAAGACGTTCAGATACATTGGGGTGATGGACGTGGAAAGGTTCGCGACAGAGATGGAAAGCTTCTTTCTCTCTCGCTCGACAAATCATCTGGTTCGGGTTTTCAGTCCAATCAGGAGTTTCTCTATGGCAAAGCCGAGGTTCAGATGAAACTTGTCGCTGGTAACTCTGCTGGAACAGTCACAACATTCTACGTAAGTAACATACCGTTTCGAACATATTTGGGCATCGTTTCCTATTCGCTAGGTTACATATAATTGATGAGTACATTCGTGTTTTATGATGACTTGGTGTAGCTTAAAGCGCCTGGAACTATGTGGGATGAGATCGATTTTGAGTTCTTGGGAAACATAAGTGGTCATCCGTATACCCTCCATACTAATGTTTACACACAAGGATCAGGAGACAAAGAACAACAATTTCATTTGTGGTTCGACCCAACAAAGAACTTTCACACATACTGCATCACATGGAACCCCCAAAGGATTATGTAAGCAGATCATTCCATCCTTTGCACATTAATATTACAAGTTTTGCGGCCATACAGAATCTCATTAGCTTATACTTTGTTAAGGTTAATAAACTTCTCTTAGATGTTATTCTAGGTCTCAATACATTCTTTCGATGTAGGATTCCTAAtaagttttcttttatttcctCTTTTTCAGTTTTACAGTCGATGGTATTCCTATTAGAGAGTTCAAGAACTCTGAGTCGATTGGAGTTCCATTCCCAAAGAACCAACCAATGAGGCTCTACGCGAGCCTTTGGGAGGCAGAGCATTGGGCCACAAGGGGAGGATTGGAGAAAACAGATTGGTCAAAGGCTCCTTTTACTGCTTTCTACAGAAACTACAATGTGGAAGGATGTGTTTGGGCTAATGGAAAATCATCTTGCCCTGCGAATTCCCCATGGTTCACTCAGACACTCGACCAGAGAGGCATAGATAAAATGAAATGGGCGCAGAGTAAATACATGGTCTATAACTATTGCACCGATACAAAAAGGTTTCCTAAAGGTGTTCCTAAAGTGTGCACTTAAACTATCGATTCTTTGATTCGTGAATGAGTTACTTGGCGTTGTCTTTGTAACTCAAATGAGTTGTATCTATTATGTTTCATTCATTCGTTGCTCAtattatgtgtgtgtgtgtgtttgtggaAGATTTTTTAAgtaataacaaataataaattatggaAAGAAAAGGTTTCGTTACTACAACTTTATTGATTTCACTAGAGTTATAAAGTTCTTAACATTTAGAGAGGTTCAAAATATAGAAGAAATACTTGGGTGGAACATTAAAAACTTATGCTTAGGGTTGGTTTCAAGTTTGGTCGTAGGAATGGCTTTGCTTAATAGTAAGACGATAAAAgtgatatatattatttataggGGATAGGGATTAGGGAAAACTTTTTACATAGTAACAGTATATTAGGTGACAATAAATCACAATAGATTCATATATATCAAGAAGACTTCTACTAATGCACAAGAGTAACG comes from the Brassica rapa cultivar Chiifu-401-42 chromosome A01, CAAS_Brap_v3.01, whole genome shotgun sequence genome and includes:
- the LOC103852768 gene encoding probable xyloglucan endotransglucosylase/hydrolase protein 17, producing the protein MKLPSLYLFRFISSSYINQCHVPQFPLTIYIKDLQIKMKFSCGTRFAFLALFLFALQSVCVYAGSFHKDVQIHWGDGRGKIHDNEGKLLSLSLDKSSGSGFQSNQEFLYGKAEVQMKLVPGNSAGTVTTFYLKAPGTMWDEIDFEFLGNISGHPYTLHTNVYTKGTGDKEQQFHLWFDPTLGFHTYCITWNPQRIIFTVDGIPIREFKNSESIGIPFPKDQPMRVYASLWEAEHWATRGGLEKTDWSKAPFTAFYRNYNVEGCVWANGKSSCPANSPWFTQTLDKSGIDKVKWAQSKYMVYNYCTDTKRFPKGVPKVCT
- the LOC103852780 gene encoding probable xyloglucan endotransglucosylase/hydrolase protein 18, coding for MKFSCGTRFAFLVLFLIAAQSVAVYAGSFHKDVQIHWGDGRGKVRDRDGKLLSLSLDKSSGSGFQSNQEFLYGKAEVQMKLVAGNSAGTVTTFYLKAPGTMWDEIDFEFLGNISGHPYTLHTNVYTQGSGDKEQQFHLWFDPTKNFHTYCITWNPQRIIFTVDGIPIREFKNSESIGVPFPKNQPMRLYASLWEAEHWATRGGLEKTDWSKAPFTAFYRNYNVEGCVWANGKSSCPANSPWFTQTLDQRGIDKMKWAQSKYMVYNYCTDTKRFPKGVPKVCT